In one Armatimonadota bacterium genomic region, the following are encoded:
- a CDS encoding N-acetyltransferase: MEIRKAKIGDVPEMQRLINFFAEQGDLLPRSLNQLYENIRDFFVLEEDGQIMGTCALHVNWEDLAEVKSLTVDKEVQGRGFGKELVQACLNEARELGISRVFALTFRPEFFIKLGFHIIDKSELPHKVWNECINCVKFPNCGEVAVIYEFAES; the protein is encoded by the coding sequence ATGGAAATAAGAAAGGCCAAAATAGGCGACGTGCCAGAGATGCAAAGATTGATTAACTTTTTTGCTGAGCAAGGTGACCTTCTCCCTAGATCGCTCAATCAGCTCTATGAAAATATCCGAGACTTTTTTGTTCTTGAAGAAGACGGGCAGATTATGGGTACTTGTGCACTCCATGTCAACTGGGAGGATTTAGCGGAAGTAAAGTCGCTTACTGTTGACAAGGAGGTTCAAGGAAGAGGATTTGGCAAAGAGCTTGTTCAAGCCTGCCTGAATGAAGCTAGGGAATTGGGTATATCTCGTGTCTTTGCATTGACCTTCAGGCCCGAGTTTTTTATAAAACTCGGCTTCCACATAATTGATAAATCCGAGTTGCCACATAAAGTTTGGAACGAATGTATCAATTGCGTGAAATTTCCAAATTGCGGCGAGGTAGCGGTAATTTACGAATTCGCAGAAAGCTAG
- the cysK gene encoding cysteine synthase A, with the protein MKTDNILDLIGNTPLIQLKGENVYAKAEFLNPGGSIKDRVALAMIEGAERDGKLKPDSIIMEPTSGNTGIGIALVGRLKGYQVRIVMPEGMSEERKKLIKALGAELILTPDNEGIAGAVRRVEQLAAEDPRIYVPQQFENPDNPRVHYEETARELWRQMSGDIACFVAGVGSGGTLQGVGKFLREHKPDVRIVAVEPKNVSALLGHEPGLHQIQGIGDGFIPGVLDVSLIDEVVEVSDDDAIETTRELSRDFGLLVGISSGANVWAARKLAKKIKGNIATVLPDRAERYFSTALL; encoded by the coding sequence ATGAAAACCGACAATATACTTGATTTAATTGGCAATACTCCGCTTATTCAGCTTAAGGGCGAGAATGTATACGCAAAGGCGGAGTTCCTCAACCCCGGTGGTAGCATAAAAGATCGCGTTGCCCTTGCTATGATTGAAGGCGCCGAACGCGATGGTAAGCTGAAGCCTGACTCGATTATTATGGAGCCAACCTCCGGGAACACAGGCATAGGGATAGCGCTGGTTGGCCGGCTTAAGGGCTATCAAGTTCGGATTGTTATGCCCGAAGGCATGAGCGAAGAACGCAAAAAACTCATCAAAGCTCTTGGCGCAGAGCTAATCTTAACGCCAGACAATGAGGGCATTGCAGGCGCGGTTCGTCGGGTTGAACAGCTAGCAGCAGAAGACCCGAGGATATATGTACCCCAGCAGTTTGAAAATCCCGATAACCCCCGCGTACATTACGAAGAAACAGCGCGTGAGCTCTGGAGGCAGATGAGCGGCGACATCGCCTGCTTCGTTGCAGGCGTTGGGAGCGGCGGAACACTCCAAGGCGTCGGTAAGTTTCTAAGAGAACACAAGCCGGATGTGCGTATTGTTGCTGTTGAGCCGAAAAACGTGTCGGCGCTCCTTGGCCATGAACCAGGCCTTCATCAAATACAAGGCATCGGCGATGGGTTTATTCCAGGTGTGCTCGACGTTTCTTTGATAGACGAAGTCGTAGAAGTTAGCGACGATGACGCTATTGAAACCACAAGGGAGCTAAGCCGCGATTTCGGACTTCTTGTAGGTATCTCTTCGGGTGCTAATGTCTGGGCGGCAAGAAAATTGGCGAAAAAGATAAAAGGAAATATTGCAACAGTGCTTCCCGATAGAGCTGAGCGCTACTTCAGCACCGCACTCCTTTAG
- a CDS encoding YbaK/EbsC family protein, producing MILEKIIEKLRAEGVHFRIHEHEPVLTMQDVLDKLPFSKDRLLKTLVFKVKGSGWIFAIVRAKDMVDYRALSQILGIPRSDIRFPTIDDIKTQLGLQVGGICPVPVRDDILVVFDRHILDIDIVYCGAGRNDRTLEIKANDIVRVCNARIGCISKHP from the coding sequence ATGATTCTTGAAAAAATAATTGAAAAACTTAGAGCAGAAGGTGTGCACTTTAGAATCCATGAGCATGAACCTGTTTTAACAATGCAAGATGTTTTAGATAAACTGCCTTTTTCGAAAGATAGGCTCTTAAAAACCCTTGTATTCAAAGTTAAAGGTTCAGGCTGGATATTTGCGATTGTAAGAGCGAAAGATATGGTGGATTATCGTGCCCTAAGTCAGATTCTTGGTATCCCAAGGTCGGATATCAGATTTCCCACAATAGACGATATCAAGACCCAGCTTGGGTTGCAGGTTGGCGGTATTTGCCCCGTGCCCGTTCGCGACGACATTTTGGTTGTCTTCGATAGGCACATTCTTGATATCGACATCGTTTATTGCGGGGCTGGTCGAAACGACCGCACCCTTGAAATAAAGGCTAACGACATAGTCCGTGTTTGCAATGCGAGAATCGGCTGCATAAGCAAACATCCCTGA